One Gloeothece verrucosa PCC 7822 DNA window includes the following coding sequences:
- a CDS encoding aminotransferase class I/II-fold pyridoxal phosphate-dependent enzyme — MVVATQIIQPTSKNFIPQPIKYSNWPNSAFLESCQSAGYLLDQINIMDGMSGSRIERNGRQLINLAGINILGLQENPEFIEIFCDKTRQYGLATGGSRLTQGVCVPHWLLEQKMNEIWGKNYTLTFGTGALANIGFINAMTAALPVDGQIKIDNRDAVFVLDRDCHWSLWNPTSKLKYGEQLFSFKHNDPDDLEKVLKKINSPKVVVVFETVYSSDGSVAPIGQLLDVCEKYGALSYVDDANGFMIYGERNRPFYEEYLALSRATFIMVSFSKAIGIEGGAISGPAEFVATFEFLSGTALFTATMQPPTAATNLEIINYLQAHPEIMDNYLLRCSQFRQILLDSGFCLNNTPSYINSVYVGKDEVAEQVRRELLELGYCIPIFRYPAVKRNQAVIRLMLNNQHTESDIEKFIQDLKKVRDKYQF, encoded by the coding sequence ATGGTAGTAGCAACTCAAATTATCCAACCCACTTCTAAAAACTTTATTCCTCAACCTATCAAGTATAGTAATTGGCCCAACTCAGCCTTTTTAGAAAGTTGTCAATCGGCGGGTTATCTGTTAGATCAAATTAATATTATGGATGGGATGAGCGGCTCTCGAATTGAGCGAAATGGCAGGCAACTTATTAACTTAGCAGGAATTAATATTTTAGGACTTCAGGAAAATCCTGAGTTTATCGAGATTTTTTGCGACAAAACTCGTCAATATGGTTTAGCAACAGGAGGCTCTCGCCTGACTCAAGGAGTTTGTGTTCCTCACTGGCTACTAGAGCAAAAAATGAACGAAATTTGGGGGAAAAATTACACCTTGACTTTTGGAACAGGCGCTCTGGCTAATATAGGTTTTATCAATGCTATGACGGCTGCTTTGCCTGTAGATGGACAGATTAAAATCGATAATCGGGATGCCGTATTTGTATTAGATCGAGATTGCCACTGGAGTTTGTGGAACCCCACGTCTAAATTAAAATATGGAGAGCAACTTTTTTCCTTTAAACATAACGATCCCGACGACCTTGAAAAAGTTTTAAAAAAAATTAACTCTCCTAAAGTTGTTGTGGTTTTTGAAACAGTATATTCTAGTGATGGTAGTGTGGCTCCCATTGGACAATTACTGGATGTTTGCGAAAAATACGGGGCTTTATCTTATGTAGATGATGCCAATGGATTTATGATTTACGGAGAGCGAAATCGGCCTTTTTACGAAGAATACTTGGCTTTATCTCGAGCAACTTTTATAATGGTTTCTTTCTCTAAAGCGATTGGGATTGAAGGAGGAGCTATTAGCGGCCCAGCCGAATTTGTAGCCACTTTTGAGTTTCTTTCGGGAACGGCATTATTCACTGCAACTATGCAACCGCCAACAGCCGCTACTAATCTAGAAATCATTAATTACTTACAAGCTCATCCAGAAATTATGGACAATTATCTGTTACGTTGTTCACAATTTCGACAAATTTTACTTGATTCAGGTTTTTGTTTAAATAACACTCCTTCTTACATTAATTCAGTTTACGTTGGTAAGGATGAAGTGGCTGAACAAGTGCGTCGGGAGTTACTAGAATTAGGCTATTGTATTCCTATATTCCGCTATCCAGCCGTCAAACGAAATCAAGCTGTAATTCGACTCATGCTTAATAATCAGCATACTGAATCAGACATTGAGAAGTTTATCCAAGACCTCAAAAAAGTCCGAGATAAATATCAATTCTAA
- a CDS encoding TetR/AcrR family transcriptional regulator, producing MPKIVDHVRYRQELLGKCLDIFAARGYGSVTMREIAQDLGVSTGTLYHYFSGKEALFLQLVEQLTKQDISNFLASADNTQPLGGKIEMLFDFMRKNEDYFLKQILIWVDYCRQQDNTALLSNEIIQQADNDVKQVITNYLQIPAPIVELIFSVMYGILMERLFDGKTISFVNQSNFLAEMVTVYLEHKSQQTKENCC from the coding sequence ATGCCTAAGATTGTTGATCACGTTCGCTATCGTCAAGAACTGCTTGGCAAATGCCTTGATATTTTTGCCGCAAGGGGTTATGGTTCCGTGACCATGCGGGAAATAGCCCAAGACTTGGGGGTTTCTACGGGAACACTCTATCATTACTTTTCAGGCAAAGAAGCTTTATTTTTACAGTTAGTAGAGCAGTTAACTAAACAAGATATCAGCAATTTTTTAGCCTCAGCAGATAATACTCAACCTCTGGGAGGCAAAATCGAAATGCTGTTTGATTTTATGAGAAAAAATGAAGATTATTTTCTCAAGCAAATTTTAATTTGGGTTGATTACTGTCGCCAGCAAGATAATACAGCCCTATTGAGTAATGAAATCATTCAACAGGCGGACAACGATGTCAAACAAGTCATCACTAACTATTTACAAATTCCTGCTCCTATCGTGGAATTAATTTTTTCGGTTATGTATGGAATCTTAATGGAAAGGCTTTTTGACGGGAAAACTATCTCGTTTGTCAATCAAAGTAATTTCCTGGCAGAAATGGTGACTGTTTATTTAGAACATAAATCTCAACAAACGAAAGAAAATTGTTGTTAA
- a CDS encoding PBP1A family penicillin-binding protein: MTSKPPQQPKTQLSQMLTLAVQNLHAKVSFGGMSLKKGSRVPELRIFDGEVKQPETYSLLGDKYVVGRSSRSCDIVVRNPVVSHVHFSLERDAKNPNLFLLKDENSTNGVYFGKHRLTTLALRHGDEITLGPPELANGVKISFYNPPPLWVRLMRYSFYGTGGVMGLLALWMGMEWSKYPVHPLPPSVGKPVVVYARDGQTPLSPIREDTHQELKRLSDFSPYLPKAVMASEDSRFLWHFGVDPYGILRAVVINYKGNDIRQGASTLTQQLARSLFPEVGRENTAGRKLREMLVALKLEAFYSKDKLLNLYLNRIYLGAGNYGFEDAAQFYFDKSARKLTLNEAATLVAMLPAPNLYNPVQDYNTAVQMRNRVINRMANLGMISEQEADRARRSRIEVSPKAKEALSSAIAPYFYSYVFEELRDLLGNEVAKEGNFIVETGLDPQMQKKAEAALKQTVSTYGPSYRYSNGAMVTLDTRTGQILAMVGGTDYKQSQFNRVTQAKRQPGSTFKVFAYAAAIEKGISAGKIYSCAGLFWMGQNYKPCERTGGATDMYGGIAQSENAIALRVAQDAGLDNIVKMARKLGVKSDLNPVPGLVLGQSEVNVLEMAGAYATFANGGVWNRPHAIKRILDGEECIDPKNPQTCRVIYSFEEDKNNTVQAISGGVAQTMTSLLRGVVQHGTGRGASIGLGEAGKTGTTNNAVDLWFIGYIPGRNLVTGIWLGNDDNTPTNGSSGQAALLWGKYMREVTQ, translated from the coding sequence ATGACCTCAAAACCTCCCCAACAACCTAAAACCCAATTAAGTCAAATGTTAACTTTAGCGGTTCAGAACCTTCATGCTAAAGTTAGCTTTGGCGGAATGTCCCTCAAAAAAGGGTCTAGGGTTCCCGAACTGCGGATATTTGACGGGGAAGTCAAACAACCAGAAACTTATTCATTGTTGGGAGATAAATATGTTGTCGGGCGCAGTTCAAGGTCTTGTGATATTGTGGTGAGAAATCCTGTGGTCAGTCACGTTCACTTTTCTCTAGAACGAGACGCGAAAAATCCCAATCTTTTCCTCCTCAAAGACGAAAACTCCACCAATGGAGTCTATTTCGGGAAACATCGCCTAACCACCTTGGCTCTGCGTCATGGAGACGAGATTACCCTAGGACCGCCAGAACTCGCTAATGGGGTTAAAATTAGCTTTTATAATCCTCCTCCCTTGTGGGTACGCTTAATGCGCTACTCTTTTTATGGAACCGGGGGAGTGATGGGATTATTGGCCTTGTGGATGGGCATGGAATGGTCAAAGTATCCGGTTCATCCCCTACCCCCAAGCGTGGGAAAGCCAGTGGTGGTTTATGCTAGAGATGGACAAACTCCCCTCAGTCCCATCCGAGAAGATACCCATCAAGAATTAAAACGCCTATCGGATTTTTCTCCCTATTTACCTAAAGCCGTTATGGCTTCAGAAGATAGCCGCTTTCTTTGGCATTTTGGCGTTGATCCTTACGGGATTTTGCGAGCAGTAGTGATCAATTATAAAGGTAATGATATTCGTCAGGGGGCGAGTACCCTCACTCAACAATTAGCCCGTAGTTTATTTCCGGAAGTAGGACGAGAAAATACTGCCGGGCGCAAATTGCGAGAAATGCTCGTTGCCTTAAAATTAGAAGCCTTCTACAGCAAAGATAAATTATTAAATCTGTATCTTAATCGCATTTATCTAGGGGCAGGAAATTATGGCTTTGAAGATGCTGCCCAGTTTTATTTTGATAAGTCAGCGAGAAAGTTAACCCTAAATGAAGCCGCTACTTTAGTGGCCATGTTACCCGCCCCCAATCTTTATAACCCGGTACAAGATTATAATACTGCCGTACAAATGCGGAATCGAGTGATTAACCGTATGGCTAACTTGGGGATGATTTCTGAACAAGAAGCTGATCGGGCAAGGCGATCGCGCATAGAGGTCAGCCCGAAAGCCAAAGAAGCCCTCAGTAGTGCCATTGCTCCCTATTTTTATAGCTATGTTTTTGAAGAATTGCGGGACTTATTAGGAAACGAAGTGGCTAAAGAAGGAAATTTTATTGTGGAGACAGGCTTAGATCCGCAAATGCAAAAAAAGGCAGAAGCCGCCCTCAAGCAAACCGTTAGCACCTATGGCCCCTCTTATCGCTATTCCAATGGGGCAATGGTTACTCTTGATACCCGCACCGGCCAAATTTTAGCGATGGTGGGAGGGACAGACTATAAACAGAGTCAATTTAACCGCGTTACTCAGGCAAAAAGACAGCCAGGATCGACATTTAAGGTATTTGCTTATGCCGCAGCCATTGAAAAAGGGATTTCTGCGGGCAAAATTTACTCCTGTGCGGGGCTGTTTTGGATGGGGCAAAATTATAAACCCTGTGAACGAACTGGCGGCGCGACAGATATGTATGGTGGCATAGCGCAGTCGGAAAATGCCATTGCTTTGCGAGTGGCTCAGGATGCCGGCTTAGATAATATCGTCAAAATGGCTAGAAAACTCGGTGTTAAATCTGATTTAAACCCGGTACCCGGCTTAGTTTTAGGGCAAAGTGAGGTCAATGTATTGGAAATGGCCGGGGCTTATGCGACTTTTGCTAATGGGGGAGTTTGGAACCGTCCTCACGCCATTAAACGTATTCTCGATGGAGAAGAATGTATTGACCCCAAAAATCCTCAAACTTGTCGGGTGATTTATTCGTTTGAAGAGGATAAAAATAATACTGTTCAAGCAATTTCTGGAGGGGTTGCTCAAACCATGACTTCTCTATTACGGGGTGTGGTGCAACATGGTACGGGTAGAGGAGCAAGTATCGGTTTAGGAGAGGCCGGCAAAACGGGGACAACCAATAATGCTGTGGATTTATGGTTTATTGGCTATATTCCGGGTCGTAATTTAGTCACCGGTATTTGGCTCGGTAATGATGATAATACCCCTACCAATGGAAGTAGTGGACAAGCGGCTCTGTTATGGGGAAAATATATGCGCGAAGTGACACAGTAA
- a CDS encoding sensor histidine kinase, which yields MAKTNELLGSLYIETLIVGILVVVQQSWLIFLELFSRRASFQHINNCLFFVNLFSSVAILVAVSWLIWLLHKRLKLPLCQIIKISQIWGKGEIKARINYSSSDEIGYLVEVLNRMAAEIELNQQKILLRNQQLENLMATLSHDMRTPLLAARNALRALLQGAYGPVNETWKEIFQEFYQDNQNILQLVETLLDISRYEANGQKNFSYEPLNWKNIFEQATVRIQSITEYNGEIKYHIAPSLPMVYGEELGIQRVIQNLLDNAVRVSKPHQPIKLMVVSSGVEQIQVSIEDSGPGISPLEKERIFYRFIQGQSRQGRCGLGLYLCRQIIEAHGGKINVDTNLGHGSKFWFTLPIGSHELMLK from the coding sequence ATGGCTAAAACAAATGAATTATTAGGGTCTTTGTATATTGAGACTTTAATAGTAGGTATATTGGTGGTGGTGCAGCAAAGTTGGCTAATTTTTCTGGAACTCTTTTCAAGACGAGCAAGTTTTCAGCACATCAATAATTGCCTCTTTTTTGTGAATCTCTTTAGTTCAGTAGCAATTCTTGTAGCAGTAAGCTGGCTAATCTGGCTCTTACATAAACGCTTAAAGCTTCCCCTATGCCAAATCATCAAGATCAGTCAGATTTGGGGCAAGGGTGAAATAAAAGCTCGAATTAACTATTCTTCCTCTGATGAAATTGGTTATTTAGTTGAAGTTCTCAACAGGATGGCGGCTGAAATTGAGTTAAATCAGCAGAAAATTCTTTTACGTAATCAACAGCTTGAAAATTTGATGGCAACTCTATCTCATGATATGAGAACTCCTTTATTAGCGGCTCGTAACGCCTTACGTGCTTTGCTACAGGGAGCTTATGGTCCCGTGAATGAAACTTGGAAAGAAATTTTTCAGGAATTTTACCAAGATAATCAAAATATTCTTCAGCTAGTAGAAACGCTTTTAGATATCTCTCGTTATGAAGCTAATGGCCAGAAAAATTTCTCTTATGAGCCTCTCAATTGGAAGAATATTTTTGAACAAGCTACTGTTAGAATTCAATCTATTACTGAGTATAATGGTGAAATTAAATATCACATTGCCCCCTCACTCCCTATGGTTTACGGAGAAGAATTAGGGATTCAACGGGTGATACAAAATTTACTCGACAATGCTGTAAGAGTATCCAAACCCCATCAGCCCATAAAGTTGATGGTAGTTTCTTCAGGTGTTGAGCAAATACAAGTATCTATAGAAGATAGCGGCCCAGGAATTTCTCCTCTAGAAAAAGAGCGAATATTCTATCGTTTCATTCAAGGACAAAGCCGCCAGGGACGCTGCGGTTTAGGGCTTTATCTTTGTCGCCAGATTATTGAAGCTCACGGCGGTAAGATTAACGTAGATACTAACCTAGGTCACGGAAGTAAATTTTGGTTTACTCTGCCGATTGGTAGCCATGAATTAATGCTTAAATAA
- a CDS encoding GAP family protein gives MFTLTLIVIWLGLIDSINPSLIVIAFFLLLSREKLWGYILGIFLAILLQFFVLDLGLEKVAKIFSWAKFIHWELIMIFLGGILIVYGFYSLRQKFQLPKSDHWQCPTKSFHDASSSLKLTTHFKDLLLGGMTTLAEAPMGFLQVLVVVEIQRFNVNPLLTHVYFIIYSLLYTLPIILLNVLALCYAKPFKSWVQGRLQSLYVRINIALNVTFIALGCLLIIFAAQQLLT, from the coding sequence ATGTTTACTTTAACCTTGATCGTGATTTGGTTAGGTTTGATTGACAGCATCAATCCCAGTTTAATTGTTATAGCTTTTTTCCTGCTGTTGTCCCGAGAAAAACTTTGGGGCTACATATTGGGAATATTTTTAGCAATTTTACTTCAATTTTTTGTTCTCGATTTGGGCTTAGAAAAAGTTGCCAAGATTTTTTCTTGGGCTAAGTTTATCCATTGGGAACTGATCATGATTTTTTTGGGAGGAATTTTAATTGTTTATGGTTTCTATAGCTTGCGACAGAAATTTCAACTCCCTAAGTCTGATCATTGGCAGTGCCCAACCAAGTCGTTCCATGATGCTTCTTCTTCTTTGAAACTGACTACCCATTTTAAAGACCTGCTTTTGGGCGGTATGACGACACTGGCAGAAGCACCAATGGGATTTTTACAGGTTTTGGTTGTGGTTGAAATTCAAAGATTTAACGTAAATCCTTTACTCACTCACGTTTATTTTATTATTTATTCTCTATTGTATACTCTGCCCATTATCCTTTTAAATGTATTAGCCCTTTGCTATGCAAAGCCTTTTAAGAGTTGGGTGCAGGGACGGCTACAATCTCTCTATGTCAGAATAAATATTGCTTTAAATGTGACTTTCATCGCTTTAGGTTGTCTGTTGATTATCTTTGCCGCTCAACAGTTGCTCACTTAG
- a CDS encoding response regulator yields MDENKTLTPIRILLVDDHNLMRRGLKGLFALNPDYEVIGEATDGLQAIELQEQLKPDIILMDIDLPLLDGISATQRIKRDDTATKILALSAYDHDTQVLGMLASGADGYCLKNIEWEELLVIIRLISHGGVYLDPRIAHKVSHLLKSGSFAVETNTTPKAVTVLSERERLILKLIAEGFSNKKIAEQLFLSPGTIKSYVRMLLNKLSVDDRVQAAAKAVREGLI; encoded by the coding sequence ATGGATGAAAATAAGACGTTAACTCCTATACGAATTCTGTTAGTTGATGATCATAATTTAATGCGGCGAGGACTTAAAGGGTTGTTTGCGCTTAATCCTGATTATGAAGTAATAGGAGAAGCGACCGATGGCCTACAAGCTATCGAACTTCAAGAACAATTAAAGCCAGATATCATCTTAATGGACATTGATTTGCCGCTTCTGGATGGAATATCAGCGACACAAAGAATTAAAAGAGACGATACGGCTACAAAAATTTTGGCTTTAAGTGCTTATGATCATGATACTCAAGTGTTGGGAATGTTAGCCTCCGGTGCAGATGGTTATTGTCTTAAAAATATAGAATGGGAAGAATTATTAGTCATCATTCGCTTAATCTCTCATGGAGGTGTTTATTTAGATCCTCGAATTGCTCACAAGGTGAGTCATCTGCTTAAGTCCGGCTCTTTTGCTGTTGAGACAAATACTACCCCCAAAGCGGTTACCGTTCTCAGTGAGAGAGAACGCTTAATTCTTAAATTAATTGCTGAAGGATTCTCTAATAAAAAAATTGCCGAACAGCTTTTTCTTTCACCAGGAACGATCAAGTCTTATGTACGGATGCTCCTCAATAAGTTGAGTGTAGATGACCGAGTTCAAGCCGCAGCTAAAGCTGTACGGGAAGGTTTAATTTAA
- a CDS encoding B12-binding domain-containing radical SAM protein — MKALLIYPLFPKTFWSFEKYVNLFGHKALLPPLGLVTVAAILPQEWEFRLVDRNVSTITEEMWSWAEIVIISAMIVQKEDFKLQIQEAKRRGKKVAVGGPYPTSLPEEAKIYGADYLILDEGEITLPLFVEALKKGETSGVFRSEGHKPDVTTTPIPRFDLLDLDAYVQMSVQFSRGCPFQCEFCDIITLYGRKPRTKTPQQLLAELDYLYELGWRRGVFMVDDNFIGNKRNVKLLLQELKVWQEERHYPFGFLTEASVNLAEDEELMNLMVDCNFVSVFLGIETPDEDSLELTKKFQNTRHPLDDAIDKITRAGLVPMAGFIVGFDGEKKGAGQRIAEFVERVAIPRAFFTMLQALPNTALWTRLENEQRLLKDNVDINQTSLINFTPTRPIEEIVDEYIQGFWNLYEPEAFLERTHRCFLKFATSRGKTTFTKRRATQLTWKEIKVLLILFWRQGLKSKTRWLFWSYLFSIIKNNPQALFGYVYHCASLEHFVEYRQIVRNQVETSLKQFLSRKEQVLIATR, encoded by the coding sequence ATGAAAGCTTTACTAATTTATCCTCTATTTCCTAAAACTTTTTGGTCTTTTGAAAAATATGTAAATTTATTTGGTCATAAAGCACTACTGCCGCCCTTGGGACTGGTAACAGTAGCGGCTATCTTACCGCAAGAGTGGGAATTCAGGTTGGTTGACCGAAATGTTAGCACCATTACTGAAGAAATGTGGTCTTGGGCTGAGATTGTGATTATTTCGGCAATGATTGTGCAAAAAGAAGACTTTAAACTTCAAATTCAGGAGGCAAAAAGACGAGGTAAAAAAGTCGCTGTTGGGGGTCCCTATCCTACCTCTTTACCTGAAGAAGCAAAAATATATGGGGCAGATTATTTAATTTTAGATGAAGGCGAAATAACTCTGCCTCTGTTTGTTGAAGCCCTTAAAAAAGGAGAAACCTCTGGAGTTTTCCGCAGTGAAGGCCATAAACCGGATGTAACCACCACCCCAATTCCTCGTTTTGATTTATTGGACCTTGATGCTTATGTACAAATGTCAGTTCAATTTTCCCGAGGATGTCCTTTTCAATGTGAATTTTGCGACATTATTACACTTTATGGCCGTAAGCCGCGTACTAAAACACCACAGCAGTTATTAGCGGAATTAGACTATCTCTATGAATTAGGCTGGCGGCGTGGCGTTTTTATGGTAGATGATAACTTCATCGGCAATAAGCGGAATGTCAAATTATTACTTCAAGAATTAAAAGTTTGGCAAGAAGAACGCCATTATCCTTTTGGTTTTCTTACAGAAGCTTCTGTGAACTTAGCCGAAGATGAAGAACTTATGAATTTGATGGTGGATTGTAATTTTGTCTCAGTGTTCTTAGGAATTGAAACACCCGACGAAGACAGTTTAGAACTCACCAAAAAATTTCAAAATACGCGCCATCCTTTAGACGATGCCATAGATAAAATTACTCGGGCAGGATTAGTCCCGATGGCGGGTTTTATTGTCGGATTTGACGGTGAAAAGAAAGGAGCCGGCCAGCGCATTGCCGAGTTTGTAGAAAGAGTTGCCATTCCCCGTGCTTTTTTTACCATGTTGCAAGCACTACCCAATACGGCACTCTGGACTAGATTAGAAAATGAACAACGGTTATTAAAAGATAATGTAGATATCAATCAAACGAGCTTAATCAATTTTACTCCTACTCGTCCGATCGAAGAAATAGTAGACGAATATATCCAAGGTTTTTGGAATTTGTATGAACCCGAGGCATTTTTAGAACGTACTCATCGATGTTTTTTAAAATTTGCGACATCTCGAGGTAAAACGACTTTTACCAAACGCAGGGCCACCCAATTGACTTGGAAAGAAATTAAAGTTCTTTTGATTCTTTTTTGGCGGCAAGGTTTGAAGTCTAAAACACGATGGTTGTTTTGGTCTTACTTATTTAGTATTATCAAAAACAATCCACAAGCCTTATTTGGTTATGTTTATCATTGTGCTAGTCTTGAACATTTTGTAGAATACCGCCAAATTGTCCGAAATCAAGTAGAGACATCCTTAAAGCAATTTTTATCAAGAAAAGAACAAGTGCTTATTGCCACCCGTTAA
- a CDS encoding SDR family NAD(P)-dependent oxidoreductase, with product MKRRVVLISGCSSGFGLLTAVEMVRRGFLVIATMRNLSKRSTLEAALSKLMPKTESVNDLSDNSFFLNTPHPLCKIGYLDVSNPDSISHCVNKVLDTFDAIDVLVNNAGSGLGGFAEDISLDEFRAQFETNFWGLVTLTKAVIPQMRKRRQGHVINVSSIAGLIGVPGLSSYCASKYAVEGFSESLRYELLPFNVWVSLVEPGTYKTNIQSDPQELVKSAFVPTSAYYEWGKTLLDLTLEQANSSRYNPQKVAGLIANISEKKHPNIRYVIGEESLYLKIKNFLPSFLVENLVFRFYRYQDKSL from the coding sequence TTGAAAAGACGGGTTGTTTTAATTTCTGGATGTTCTAGTGGTTTTGGATTATTAACCGCAGTTGAAATGGTACGTCGTGGGTTTTTAGTCATTGCTACTATGCGAAATTTGTCTAAGCGCTCGACCCTTGAAGCGGCTTTGTCTAAGCTGATGCCTAAAACTGAATCTGTTAATGATTTATCTGATAATAGTTTTTTTCTCAATACTCCCCATCCTCTCTGTAAAATTGGTTATTTAGATGTGAGTAACCCCGATTCTATCTCTCATTGTGTTAATAAAGTTCTTGATACTTTTGATGCCATTGATGTCTTAGTTAATAATGCGGGTTCTGGATTAGGGGGTTTTGCAGAAGATATTTCTCTTGATGAATTTCGCGCTCAATTTGAAACCAATTTCTGGGGATTAGTAACTCTGACTAAGGCGGTCATTCCTCAGATGAGAAAACGCCGTCAAGGTCATGTGATTAATGTTTCTAGTATTGCTGGTTTAATTGGTGTGCCGGGATTATCTTCTTATTGTGCTAGTAAGTATGCTGTTGAAGGATTTAGTGAATCTTTGAGGTATGAACTACTGCCTTTTAATGTTTGGGTTTCTTTAGTAGAACCCGGAACTTATAAAACGAATATCCAATCAGACCCTCAAGAATTAGTTAAGAGTGCTTTTGTTCCTACATCGGCTTATTATGAGTGGGGAAAAACTTTATTAGATCTGACGTTAGAACAAGCCAATAGCTCTCGATATAATCCTCAAAAAGTTGCCGGTTTAATTGCTAATATTTCTGAAAAAAAACACCCGAATATTCGCTATGTTATTGGCGAAGAATCTCTTTATTTAAAAATCAAGAATTTTTTGCCATCTTTCTTGGTTGAAAATTTGGTATTTCGTTTTTATCGTTACCAAGATAAAAGCCTATAA
- a CDS encoding AI-2E family transporter → MNFSRCLGFICFIISIYILWQIQQLLLLIFTAIVFATALNRLIRWLEQHQIKRNYAITLTFTGILILITLFFVLIIPPFLEQFKNLLELSPQIWQQIRHLLITLRDANLGWLPQPPTTLSDLVKQLQPIFEDTQFWKRFFAIFSNSFFAILQLLFILILIFVMLLNPHPYRQGFLRLFPSFYRRRGEEILDKTELALVNWFTGIVISSTFIGVFSAIGLFALHINLVLFNALLAGLLNFIPNIGPTTSVVFPIMLALLDAPWKVGAVLILYFIIQNIESYLLTPTVMAKQVSLLPAVTLMAQLFFAKLFGVLGLLLALPLTVVAKTWIEEVLFKDILDQWHITTPCDVE, encoded by the coding sequence GTGAATTTTAGTCGTTGCCTAGGTTTCATCTGTTTCATCATCTCTATTTATATCTTATGGCAAATACAGCAATTGCTGTTGCTCATCTTCACGGCCATCGTTTTTGCCACTGCGCTTAACCGTCTGATCCGTTGGCTAGAACAACATCAAATCAAACGTAATTATGCTATTACGCTTACCTTCACGGGAATTTTAATTTTAATCACCCTGTTTTTTGTCCTAATTATACCGCCGTTTCTCGAACAATTTAAAAATTTATTAGAGTTATCACCTCAGATATGGCAGCAAATTCGTCATCTTTTAATTACCCTTCGAGATGCTAATTTAGGATGGCTTCCTCAGCCTCCAACTACTTTAAGTGACCTCGTTAAGCAACTTCAACCGATCTTTGAAGATACCCAATTTTGGAAACGGTTTTTTGCCATTTTTTCTAATTCTTTTTTTGCCATTTTACAATTATTATTTATACTAATATTAATTTTTGTAATGTTACTTAATCCTCATCCCTATCGTCAAGGATTTTTAAGATTGTTTCCTTCTTTTTATCGTCGTCGAGGAGAGGAAATTCTCGATAAAACTGAACTCGCTTTAGTGAATTGGTTTACGGGAATTGTTATTAGTTCTACTTTTATCGGTGTTTTTAGTGCGATTGGACTTTTCGCTTTACATATTAATTTAGTATTATTTAATGCTTTATTAGCCGGGTTACTCAATTTTATTCCTAATATAGGCCCGACCACCAGTGTGGTTTTTCCGATCATGCTGGCTCTATTGGATGCTCCTTGGAAAGTGGGTGCTGTTTTAATCTTATATTTTATTATTCAAAATATTGAAAGTTATTTATTAACGCCAACGGTGATGGCTAAACAAGTCTCTCTTTTACCGGCAGTCACCCTGATGGCTCAATTATTTTTTGCCAAACTTTTTGGGGTTTTAGGCTTATTACTCGCTTTGCCTCTAACAGTTGTTGCTAAAACCTGGATCGAAGAAGTATTATTTAAAGACATTTTAGATCAATGGCACATAACGACTCCCTGCGATGTTGAGTAA